CAGCGTGGATCTCGACCAGCACGTCGTCAGGCCGCAGTTTCGGACGCGGCATCTCGGCAGCGCGCAGCCCACTGTTGCGGCCATAGCGATCGATGATGAACGCTTTCATCACATGTTCCCTGCCGGATTCGCGTCGAGTCGCAGGTCTTTTCGGATGCCGGCATCGAGAAGACCGGCAGGCGCAAACCGGCGCAGTAATTGCAGGCGGCTTGCGAGGCTGCCGGCGGTGTACCGGAGTTTCGGGCGCTCCGCAGTGGCGGCTTTCAGCACAGTGTCGGCCACGACGTCTGGCTGGTCAGCGGTTGCCATCACCTCCTTCACCCTCTTGATCACACCCGTGCGAGCCTCGCGATATTCGTCGAGCTTGGCGTCGGGCTCCAGAAAGTTCGCGTCGAACGGCGTCTTCGTGTACGCGGGCTCGATGACCGAGACGCGGATGCCTCTGGTGCGCAGCTCATGGTCCAGTGATTCGGAATAGCCTTCGATTGCGTGCTTGGTTGCGGCATAGAGCGCTCCATATGGCATCGGCAGGAAACCGAGCACCGAGCCGATGTTGATGATGCGGCCGCTCCCCTGGCGCCGCATGTGGGGCAGGACGGCGCGCGTCATGCGGATAAGCCCGAAGAAGTTCGTCTCGAAGATCGAGCGGGCCTGTGCAATCGAGCTCTCTTCCGCACCGCCGGGTGCGACGCCGAACCCTGCGTTGTTCACGAGCAGGTCGATGCGGCCGTTCAGTCGCATCACTTCATTCACCGCAGCTTCTACGGATTCGTCGCTGGTCACGTCGAGGGACAGCATGTCGAAGGGTTGCCTGCTGCCCGCCGTGGCTCCGCGCCTGCTGGTGCCGTAGACCTTGTAGCCGGCCGCCGCGAGCCGATGCGCGGTGGCTTCACCGATGCCTGATGAGGCACCCGTGACGAGTGCGACGGAACCTTCGTTTTTCATGGGATGCCTCTTGGGGAGTTGGGGATATTGGTCATTTTTTGATAATTAGATGATGAATGTCATATTTAAAGGCGAGCGCGATCTCAGCTTGGTCTGCGTGAGAAATCAGGCGCCGGACGGAGCGAAGTGCTCCAGCGTCGCCTTGCGCAACGCTTCAGAGAGCTTGGGATCGTCGACGGCGCGTGCCATCAGCAATGTTCCGACTGCCGTAGCGACGGTTACGAGCGCACGCTCGTGCGCGCCCGGCTGCCCCCAGTCGGGCGACTGCCGGGCAACGAGATCGATCATCTCCTTGATACGGCGGGTGGCCGCGCGCCGCACCTCGGGCGCCTGGCGTGGCATCTCGGAGCCGAGGGCTGCTATCGGGCAGCCAGTCTCGACGCCTTCGATGTGCTCCTTGGAAAGATAAGCCTGCAGCAGAGCTTGCAGCGCCTGGTCTGGCGGTGCTTCGGCCGCGATGCTTGCGGAGGCTGCGACCGCTTCTGCTCCCGCACGGTCCGCTGCTTCGGCAAGCATTGCCTCGCGTGAAGCGAAGTGCGCGTAGAAGCCGCCGTGGGTCAGGCCGGCGCCTTTCATGATGTCGGCGACGGCAGTGCCGCCATAGCCACTGCGACGTATGGCGCGCGCGGCAGTCTCCACGATGCGTTCGTGCGTGGCTTCCTTTTGCAGGCGGGAGGTTCTCGGCATGATTGGGCCATTTTACATGATATTCATCATGTATATGTCAGACCATTCGATTCGCCCATGCCTCCCGCGTGGGCATACCGGGGCCGCTCACCAGCCGTGGAAGCGCCCCCAGGTTTCCAGCGAGCCGTCTTCAGACAGCGCCTGATATTCCGGAAACTGCGCGCCAGTCGCACAAGCGTGGTTCGGCAATATGCGCAGCCGCGTCCCGATGGGAAAGCGTGCCGCAATGCCCGTGTCCGGCGCGCCCTCGCGCGACAGGATGCCGTGCTCCTGGTTCGCACCGCTGAGCACATAGCCGTCGAGCACCTTGCCATCGACATCGCAGACCTGCCCGTAGCCGAAATCGCGCTTCTGCTTCTGCGTGCCACGGTCGCGGCTCATCGCCATCCAGCCTGAGTCGACGATGGCCCAGCCCTTGTCGGCCTGGTGACCGATCACCGTGGTGAGCACGCTCAGGGCGATGTCGTCCTCGGCACACACGCCGATGTTTCGCATCACGAGGTCGAAGAACACATAGACGCCGGCCCGCACTTCGGTAACGCCTTCGAGCGCTTCCGCCATCAGCGCCGTGGG
This is a stretch of genomic DNA from Variovorax paradoxus. It encodes these proteins:
- a CDS encoding oxidoreductase gives rise to the protein MKNEGSVALVTGASSGIGEATAHRLAAAGYKVYGTSRRGATAGSRQPFDMLSLDVTSDESVEAAVNEVMRLNGRIDLLVNNAGFGVAPGGAEESSIAQARSIFETNFFGLIRMTRAVLPHMRRQGSGRIINIGSVLGFLPMPYGALYAATKHAIEGYSESLDHELRTRGIRVSVIEPAYTKTPFDANFLEPDAKLDEYREARTGVIKRVKEVMATADQPDVVADTVLKAATAERPKLRYTAGSLASRLQLLRRFAPAGLLDAGIRKDLRLDANPAGNM
- a CDS encoding TetR/AcrR family transcriptional regulator, translated to MPRTSRLQKEATHERIVETAARAIRRSGYGGTAVADIMKGAGLTHGGFYAHFASREAMLAEAADRAGAEAVAASASIAAEAPPDQALQALLQAYLSKEHIEGVETGCPIAALGSEMPRQAPEVRRAATRRIKEMIDLVARQSPDWGQPGAHERALVTVATAVGTLLMARAVDDPKLSEALRKATLEHFAPSGA